In Oryza brachyantha chromosome 2, ObraRS2, whole genome shotgun sequence, a single window of DNA contains:
- the LOC102715823 gene encoding uncharacterized protein LOC102715823: protein MDRAPPRGAPRDAVGQRWLAAFVFQAALSAAASALYLAASPRRRGRHSRLGVPPGLLLALHPFLSCAATGLLALAFLVSASPHPRPPPVPRRALAGSLLAAAGALCVGAAASLVPEESGWAAVAGLGFRGAVLGAVFAAHYFVRRRWLLQFPVVQRPPFYGLKMGLLPSGKRALKVSLQAFFLSFILIFVLPQQFRIKGSIGSQISTQIGIFIMGIAVSFCWELSHHFVQVVHTRRCSFAPPQSTAAAETNPTEYILEALELSDPRSLMQYLAYQDLCAVSECNLEPWRRGAFFEESGETYKRIVTACLKPLEEFTSKIAEALEGFSSEKPELLSQQFKLASAFNDSQICTWCARTLASLTARSRQEDRYGVAQLTGCNAAVMSTLLSALVAVEACLGKKTNPQPTHSLGPASIKWANFSTGRKGNVTAIASTQRGGLHTKAYSMADVLRTSIYQMVSAFEDDMRANAKASSLEKNWIGEGRKPVFGSHAVLVQKLSLFIEYRAV, encoded by the exons atggacaGGGCACCGCCGCGCGGCGCCCcccgcgacgccgtcggccaGCGGTGGCTCGCCGCCTTCGTCTTCCAGGCCGCGCTCTCGGCCGCGGCCTCCGCGCTctacctcgccgcctccccgcgccgccgcggccgccactCCCGCCTCGGCGTGCCCCCCGGCCTCCTCCTGGCGCTCCACCCGTTCCTCTCGTGCGCCGCCACGGGGCTCCTCGCGCTCGCCTTCCTCGTCTCCGCGTCCCCGCACCCGCGACCTCCACCggtgccgcgccgcgccctcgcggggtccctcctcgccgccgccggcgcgctctGCGTGGgggccgccgcgtcgctggTCCCCGAGGAATCTGGGTGGGCGGCTGTCGCTGGGCTAGGGTTCCGCGGTGCTGTATTGGGAGCGGTGTTCGCCGCGCACTACTTTGTGCGTCGGAGGTGGTTGCTGCAGTTCCCCGTTGTGCAG CGACCTCCGTTCTATGGTTTGAAAATGGGGCTTCTGCCATCTGGAAAAAGGGCTCTGAAGGTGTCACTTCAggcctttttcctttcctttatCCTGATTTTCGTTCTGCCTCAGCAATTCAGAATCAAGGGATCCATTGGAAGCCAAATTAGTACCCAGattggtatttttataatggGTATTGCTGTTTCCTTCTGTTGGGAATTAAGTCATCATTTTGTGCAG GTTGTGCATACAAGAAGGTGCAGTTTCGCTCCACCGCAGAGCACTGCTGCTGCAGAGACTAATCCTACTGAGTATATCCTAGAAGCATTGGAACTGAGTGATCCAAGATCATTAATGCAGTATCTTGCATACCAAGATTTATGTGCTGTATCTGAGTGTAACTTAGAACCATGGCGTCGAGGGGCCTTCTTTGAGGAATCTGGTGAGACATACAAAAGAATTGTGACAGCCTGTTTGAAGCCGCTTGAGGAGTTCACATCAAAAATTGCTGAAGCTCTTGAAGGTTTTTCTAGTGAAAAACCAGAGTTGTTGTCACAACAATTCAAACTAGCCAGTGCATTTAATGATTCACAG ATATGCACCTGGTGTGCTCGGACATTGGCATCTTTAACTGCACGCTCACGCCAAGAAGATCGGTATGGAGTTGCTCAACTCACAGGCTGCAATGCCGCTGTGATGTCTACTTTGCTGTCTGCGCTAGTTGCAGTTGAGGCATGTTTGGGGAAGAAAACTAATCCACAACCTACGCACTCACTGGGTCCAGCAAGTATTAAGTGGGCTAACTTTTCCACCGGGAGAAAAGGCAATGTAACTGCCATTGCAAGCACGCAAAGAGGTGGTCTTCACACTAAAGCTTATTCCATGGCTGATGTGCTTAGAACTTCCATCTATCAGATGGTTTCAGCCTTTGAGGATGACATGCGGGCAAATGCAAAAGCATCAAGTTTGGAGAAGAATTGGATTGGTGAAGGAAGAAAACCTGTATTTGGTTCACATGCTGTGTTGGTTCAGAAGTTAAGCCTGTTCATTGAATACCGTGCTGTCTGA
- the LOC102718993 gene encoding LOW QUALITY PROTEIN: helicase SEN1-like (The sequence of the model RefSeq protein was modified relative to this genomic sequence to represent the inferred CDS: inserted 1 base in 1 codon) — MSYYYDSDDEVVLVQQGVEQSGRAKDGRYSTWSQSELEKKMFSWSLQDVLNKNLLKEKVKKIPTTFTSLKEYMGSFTVPLIEETRADLCSALEGIKHAPAAEVIAMEKHCSEQLIYNLQVKKVDPRMNNAQEVYGPKDADILLLTDHKPRHPNDLGRSGKSIVIGSVLKAQDSEGNTVVRLSSRHAEKRSGSEQSLFAVFLINMTTYNRIWSALDAVVADVRNTDIIRMVVNYNPKDGKECSFASELPLHLPDRALGRLEDFKLNKSQRVAVLDCVAAMQQGSSSVRLIWGPPGTGKTKTISTLLWAMMIKNHRTLTCAPTNTAVVEVASRVLGLLEDPSAGSGKTCFLSDVVLFGNEDRMNVDVNLARVFLAKRARRLQTCLMPGSGWMHFLGSTVRILEQPLDEYDSYVKQIEREIEEDFAKRKKDNDKKKVKEHVSKKVIPKMSFKEYFVSNYKRLENDLSICIKTFCDDLPRSATSAENFSFMIECLRLLKSFGELVGSESDKELQNVFKHNPDGTVCSLFQNFLTFVDDSVSTELKNARAQCLKKLKYLSDHFELPNVFDNRSIEDFLLRNAKXILCTASSSSRLHYMPEARPFDLLVVDEAAQLKECESLIPLQLPGVRHAVLIGDEYQLPALVKSRVCEDAEFGRSLFERLSSLGHPKHLLDVQYRMHPGISKFPVSSFYESRISDGENVLRRVYERRPLAGPMYGSYSFINVEAGRESKGKHDKSLMNTVEVAAVTRIVQRLFKESVDTGRKLCVGLVSPYKGQVRAIQEKLGKTYEANGGFSVKVRSVDGFQGAEEDIIVFSTVRSNSTGSVGFLSNVNRTNVALTRAKHCLWIAGNATTLASSKTIWHEIVADAKERGCLFNAQDDTELNGAIIKAVIELDEVDDLLDMDSLRITSNRRSGARKNLKL, encoded by the exons ATGAGCTACTACtacgacagcgacgacgaggttGTGCTTGTGCAGCAAGGGGTAGAGCAATCTGGAAGGGCGAAGGATGGAAGGTACAGTACGTGGTCGCAGAGCGAGCTGGAGAAGAAGATGTTCTCTTGGTCCCTCCAAGACGTGCTAAATAAAAATCTCCTCAAGGAGAAG gttaaaaaaataccaacaACTTTCACTTCACTGAAAGAGTACATGGGATCATTCACTGTGCCACTGATCGAAGAGACCCGTGCTGATCTGTGCTCTGCCCTGGAAGGCATCAAGCATGCACCAGCAGCCGAAGTGATCGCGATGGAGAAGCATTGCTCAGAGCAGCTCATATACAATCTTCAGGTCAAGAAAGTTGATCCCAGGATGAACAATGCTCAGGAAGTCTACGGCCCAAAGGATGCGGATATACTGCTGCTGACGGATCATAAACCGAGGCATCCCAATGACCTGGGACGCAGCGGCAAGTCCATTGTGATAGGCTCGGTGCTGAAAGCCCAGGATTCGGAAGGCAACACCGTCGTCAGGCTGTCATCTAGGCATGCCGAGAAGCGTTCCGGATCGGAGCAATCGCTCTTCGCGGTGTTCCTGATCAATATGACCACCTACAACCGCATATGGAGCGCCCTGGATGCGGTGGTCGCCGATGTCAGGAACACCGATATCATTCGGATGGTCGTAAATTACAATCCAAAG GACGGCAAGGAGTGTTCTTTTGCGTCAGAACTGCCTCTACACTTACCTGACAGAGCGCTTGGTCGCCTTGAAGATTTCAAGCTCAACAAGTCGCAGAGAGTGGCGGTGCTCGACTGCGTGGCAGCGATGCAGCAGGGGAGCTCGTCCGTGCGCCTGATATGGGGGCCTCCCGGGACGGGGAAGACGAAGACCATCAGCACGCTCCTGTGGGCCATGATGATCAAGAACCACAGGACGCTGACCTGCGCTCCGACGaacaccgccgtcgtcgaggtcGCGTCCCGGGTCCTCGGCCTCCTCGAGGATCCTTCCGCCGGCAGCGGGAAAACCTGCTTCTTGAGCGACGTCGTGTTGTTTGGTAATGAGGATAGGATGAACGTGGACGTAAACCTGGCAAGGGTCTTCTTGGCTAAGCGTGCTCGCCGCCTGCAGACGTGCTTGATGCCAGGTTCAGGTTGGATGCACTTTTTGGGCTCCACGGTACGGATTCTTGAGCAACCTCTGGATGAATATGATTCATATGTCAAGCAAATTGAAAGGGAGATAGAAGAGGATTTTGCCAAGAGAAAGAAGGATAATGATAAAAAGAAGGTAAAGGAGCACGTTTCTAAGAAGGTCATACCAAAAATGTCATTCAAGGAATACTTCGTAAGTAATTACAAACGGCTCGAGAATGATTTGAGCATTTGTATCAAGACATTTTGTGATGATCTCCCCAGATCTGCTACATCTGCAGAGAATTTCAGTTTCATGATCGAGTGTCTGCGCCTGCTCAAATCTTTTGGGGAACTTGTTGGATCTGAATCAGACAAGGAGCTTCAGAACGTGTTCAAGCACAACCCCGACGGCACAGTCTGCTCACTGTTTCAGAATTTCCTTACATTTGTGGATGACAGTGTCAGTACAGAGCTGAAGAATGCTAGAGCTCAGTGTCTAAAGAAGCTTAAATACCTCTCTGATCACTTTGAACTTCCCAATGTTTTTGACAACCGTTCGATTGAAGATTTCCTGCTGCGAAACGCCA GCATACTCTGCACGGCTTCTAGCTCGTCTCGCTTGCACTACATGCCAGAGGCACGCCCGTTCGATCTCCTTGTCGTCGACGAGGCAGCACAGCTGAAAGAGTGCGAGTCACTGATTCCTCTTCAGCTCCCTGGTGTTCGCCACGCCGTGCTCATCGGTGACGAGTATCAGCTTCCGGCACTGGTCAAGAGCAGG GTTTGTGAAGATGCAGAGTTTGGAAGGAGCCTGTTTGAGAGGCTGAGTTCCCTGGGGCACCCGAAGCACCTCCTGGACGTGCAGTACAGGATGCACCCGGGGATCAGCAAGTTCCCCGTCTCGAGCTTCTACGAGAGCAGGATATCCGACGGCGAGAACGTGCTGCGAAGGGTCTACGAGAGGAGGCCCCTGGCCGGGCCGATGTACGGCTCCTACTCCTTCATCAACGTCGAGGCCGGCAGGGAGAGCAAGGGCAAGCACGACAAGAGCCTCATGAACACCGtcgaggtcgccgccgtcacccGAATCGTGCAGCGACTCTTCAAAG AGTCGGTCGACACCGGGAGGAAGCTGTGCGTGGGCTTGGTGTCGCCGTACAAGGGGCAGGTCCGCGCCATCCAGGAGAAGCTCGGGAAGACGTACGAGGCGAACGGGGGCTTCTCCGTGAAGGTGCGGTCGGTGGACGGGTTCCAGGGCGCCGAGGAGGACATCATCGTCTTCTCCACCGTGCGGAGCAACAGCACCGGATCGGTCGGCTTCCTCTCCAACGTCAACCGCACCAACGTCGCGCTCACCCGGGCCAA gcaCTGTCTTTGGATTGCTGGCAATGCGACCACCCTGGCGAGCAGCAAGACGATCTGGCACGAGATTGTGGCCGACGCGAAGGAAAGAGGCTGCCTTTTCAACGCTCAGGACGACACAGAACTCAACGGCGCGATCATCAAGGCTGTCATCGAGCTGGACGAAGTCGACGACCTGCTCGACATGGACTCCCTACGTATTACTAGCAACCGGAGGTCGGGTGCAcgtaaaaacctaaaattataa
- the LOC102720016 gene encoding cytosolic sulfotransferase 13-like: MGIAPSPSCTVHPATSIARRTGDDMGANAGDGEGWPNALAKYEALASSLPSRKGLGSALYRRHGGFWYPEHLMAPTLAARGSFVARPSDVILATIPKSGTTWLKALSFSVVHRGRHAPGSPGHPLLGSSPHDLVPFLHSTYESRSAAVAPVDLLEAMPSPSPRILAVHTPLSSLPASVRESGCRVVYLCRDPKDAFVSLRHYLDEIKPEGSTMTPFAEAFELLCDGVSPFGPMWEHAAEYWKESLARPEQVMFLRYESLKEDGAGSVRTLAGFLGRPFTDDEVARGVPEAIVELCSMQRMRSVEANRDGKHGAATSWSFKNSAFFRKGEVGDWKEHMTEAMAQRLDGVVKEKLRGTGLSLSH, from the coding sequence ATGGGCATTGCTCCTTCTCCGTCGTGCACGGTGCACCCTGCTACCAGCATCGCACGGCGCACAGGTGACGACATGGGCGCGaacgccggcgacggtgagggcTGGCCGAACGCCCTCGCCAAGTACGAGGCGCTCGCGTCCTCGCTACCGTCCCGCAAGGGTCTCGGGAGCGCCTTGTACCGCAGGCACGGCGGCTTCTGGTACCCGGAGCACCTGATGGCGCCGACGCTGGCCGCGCGAGGCTCGTTCGTGGCCCGCCCCAGCGATGTCATCCTCGCCACCATCCCCAAGTCCGGCACGACGTGGCTCAAGGCGCTCTCCTTCTCCGTCGTGCACCGTGGACGCCACGCGCCGGGCAGCCCGGGCCACCCGCTCCTCGGCTCCAGCCCTCACGACCTCGTCCCGTTCCTGCACTCTACCTACGAgagccgctcggccgccgtcgcgcccgtcGATCTCCTCGAGGccatgccgtcgccgtcgccgcgcatCCTGGCCGTGCACACGCCGCTCTCGAGCCTGCCCGCGTCGGTCAGGGAATCCGGCTGCCGCGTCGTCTACCTGTGCCGTGACCCCAAGGACGCGTTCGTCTCGCTCCGACATTATCTCGACGAGATCAAACCCGAGGGATCCACCATGACGCCGTTCGCCGAGGCCTTCGAGCTGCTCTGCGATGGCGTCTCGCCGTTCGGGCCAATGTGGGAACATGCTGCCGAGTACTGGAAGGAGAGCCTGGCGCGGCCGGAGCAGGTCATGTTCCTCCGGTACGAGAGCCTCAAGGAGGACGGCGCGGGGAGCGTGAGGACGCTCGCCGGCTTCCTCGGCCGCCCGTTCACCGACGACGAGGTGGCCAGGGGCGTCCCCGAGGCCATCGTGGAGCTCTGCAGCATGCAGCGGATGAGAAGCGTGGAGGCCAACCGAGACGGCAAGCACGGGGCCGCCACCAGCTGGTCGTTCAAGAACTCGGCCTTCTTCAGGAAGGGGGAGGTCGGGGACTGGAAGGAGCACATGACGGAGGCGATGGCGCAGAGGCTCGACGGCGTCGTGAAGGAGAAGCTGCGGGGCACCGGGTTGTCACTGTCTCACTGA
- the LOC102719275 gene encoding uncharacterized protein LOC102719275: MDAYMWCRRGGGAAPACEEQEEDIGSPSTSASSARSSGSSSELADDASSSSSGSADRHFEMSDLMTQLPFKRGLSRFFDGKSQSFASLAAVASLEVEDLAKPPRKRLKPSQSCGGGLDAHRGRVLSPRRHCPKAAGARKAAATARAALSVLAAAPRRPPLAAPAARPEGVAAKFLVVN, encoded by the exons ATGGACGCGTACATGTggtgccggcgcggcggcggggcggcgccggcgtgcgaggagcaggaggaggacatAGGGTCGCCGTCCACGTCGGCGAGCTCGGCGCGGTCGTCGGGGTCGTCGTCGGAGCTCGCCGACGACGCGAGCTCCTCGTCTTCCGGCTCGGCGGACCGCCACTTCGAGATGTCCGATCTCATGACGCAGCTCCCGTTCAA GAGGGGGTTGTCGAGGTTCTTCGACGGCAAGTCGCAGTCGTTCGCGTCGCTGGCGGCGGTCGCCTCCCTGGAGGTGGAGGACCTGGCCAAGCCGCCGAGGAAGCGCCTCAAGCCGTCGCAGAGCTGCGGCGGTGGCCTGGACGCGCACCGCGGACGCGTCCTGTCGCCGCGCCGGCATTGCCCcaaggccgccggcgccaggaaggcagccgccaccgccaggGCCGCGCTCTCGGTGCTCGCCGCTGCgccgaggcggccgccgctggcagcgccggcggcgaggccggagGGAGTGGCCGCTAAGTTTCTCGTCGTTAACTAG